The DNA segment CAATATTCATGGAAGTTACCTACACTATTTCCCATAGCATGTGCATATTCTGTAAGAATAATTGGTCTTCCAGAAGGATCCTCATGGGCAAGGTTTTCCAAATGTTCTAAATTAGGATAGAAACGACCCAACATATCTAAATAATAAGGATCTGTACCATTTGGCGATAAACGGTTAGCATCTAGCTTTTCTTTCCATTCTTTTGATAATACTGATAAATATTCTGGATGATGTTGGTTGCCTTGACCACCTTCATAATGAATAAGTCTACTATTATCGTAATCTTTGATCCAGCTTGCCATTGCGGCATGGTTGGCTCCTCTTCCGGATTCATTACCTAAAGACCAAAAGATGATAGAAGGATGGTTTTTATCTCTTTCGACCATTCTTACAACTCTATCTAAGTAAGCTCCAGACCAATATGGCGTATTACTTATCGCTCCTGTAATACCATGAGTTTCTAAATTTGCCTCATCCATTACATATATACCATATTCATCACATAAATCGTAGAAAACTGGATCGTTAGGGTAGTGAGAAGTTCTTACTGCGTTAAAGTTAAATTGCTTCAACAGTTTCACTTCATGCTCCATATCTTCTCTACTTACTACTTTTCCGTTTAGATGATGGTGATCGTGACGATTTACCCCATAAATAAGAATAGGCTGACCGCTGACTAATATTTGACCTTTATCGTTTTTCTCAACAGATCTAAAACCAATATTTGCTGATCTTGCTTCTACTAACTCTCCTTTTGCGTTGTATAAACCCAACACAACCTTGTAAAGGTAAGGTGTTTCTGCAGACCATTTCTTGATATTTTCTAGTTTACCTTCTATCTGAGCAAATGGCAGTTGATCTCTTTGTGGACCTTTCTTTAATGTCTCACTTACTTTAATATCACCCTTGAAAATTTCGTTTTCTCCATCAAATAATGAAGCAACAACTTTGTAATTCTTCCAATTTTCTTTGTCAAACTTATTTGATACCTCAAAGTGTACTTTTAAATGACCATCTTGATAGTTATTTGTAAGATCACCTCTAATAAAGAAATCATTAATTCTATACTTTGCTTCCTGAATTAGTTTTACTTCTCTATGAATACCAGATAATCTCCAATGGTCCTGATCTTCCAAGTATGCACCATCAGAATAGCGATACACTTTCATAGAGATATTATTCTTACCCTTTTTTAAAAATGAAGTAATATTAAATTCAGAAGGTAATCTATCATCTTGACTATATCCTACAAATTGCTCGTTGACATAGACTTCAAATGCAGAAGTCACAGCACCGAAATACAAAATAATTTCATCGCCATTCCATGTTTTTGGAAGTGAGAACTCTTTAAAATACATTCCTACTTCTTGTTCTGAATGAGGAATATATGGAGGATTTACTTCACCCCAAGGATATTTTGTGTTAGTATAAATAGGTCTTCCGTAACCTTCCATTTCCCAGTTTGCTGGTACTTTAATTTTTTTCCATTTCCTTGCGTCTTCCGTTTTGATAGTTGCAGGAACTTTTGAGTAGTCACCCTCATATTTAAAATTCCATTGTCCATTCAGAGTTATTTCATTACTAACTTCCTGTGCAGCTTTTGCTTCTTCTATACTATTATAAGTAATAGAAGTAGCTCTACCTGGTAATTTATTCAACTGATATATAGTTGGATTTTCCCACATAGGATCTTGTGCAAACAAACTACTTAGGGTAGCTAGATATAAAACCAATAATAATTGCTTGTTCATTATCATCCTTAAAAAGTTATTTAATAGTGTAATATTAACTTTTCAACAAGTGATTAGAAACATGCATTTTCATTATTTATAGGGGTTTAATTCTGTTTCATTTTACTATATTACTGATTATCAATAAGTTGAACATTAATTTGTAATGCCTTGATCATCAGGTACTATTAATTTTTAGGATGCGTTTTTAAAGATTAATTTTAACAATTGAGTATATATTTTATATAAAAAAATAAAGCATGTAGTAATTATTAGATAACAATTTCTACATGCTTTTTTCATCTATAGATGATATGGAATCGTTAGTTGAAATCTCTATACTCTCTCTTCCATTTATGGTAATTGCCGTTTTGTTTAATACAAATGCCGGATAATGGTTTAGATTTAGTCTGAAGAACCGTACCACAGCTATCACACTTATAATATATTTCTCCCACCTCTCCTAGATTTTTCCAATAGTGGCGTTCGCCTTCTTTATTGGGACATTCTGTTCTAACAGGATAAGAAGATTTACGAACTATTATTGCACAATATTTACATTGAAACCAACGTAAATTTCCTACATAGCCCAAAGCTGAGACAGTAATGATTACACACACTGAGAATAATAATTTTTTCATAATTAGATGATTAGAAAGTTATGTTTGTTTGAATAGTATTTTATAATGTATCACACATAAAAAAGGATTAATAAAATATTCGCATAATTTATTAATCCTTTATTGTCAGTCGTCTCTCAATTGTCTAGAAATTAGTGTGATTTATTTCGCTTGTAAACAGGACGATAATTTTCAGGTGTCGGCTTCATTGCCAATTTAGCATCTGTTGCTTTCATCCATTCTTGAAGTTCGTTCACCAACGCATCTCTAATTTCTTTGTTATCCAAAGCAACATCTTTGGACTCTGATGGATCATCTTTTAGATTGTATAATTCCACCATATTATTTTTATCAATTTTAGCTATACCCCCATCCAATACATATTCTTCATGGAAGAACAGTAATTTCCAGTTGTCCTTGATTACTACAGTAACAGGGCGATTTCTAAAATATTCATCTCTTGCTCCTCTAGCTTTCGAACCATTTAAATAATTCGGATAATGATAGAACAAAGATCTTGAAGGCAGTTCTTTTGTTTTACCAAAAGTCAATCCTTTTAGACTGGCACCATCAAGTATTTTATCTTCCTTTGGAGTAATATTCGCGTAATCAAGGAAAGTAGGATAAAGATCCACATTGATTGTTCTCTCGTAGGATTTTGAACCTGCTTTAATATTAGTCGGATTCCAAACAATAAATGGCACTTTGATTCCTCCTTCGTATAACATGCCTTTAGATCCTCTAAGTGGTGTTTGTTTTACTTTTCCAATAGCACCATTGTCTGATGTGAAAATTACAATTGTATTTTTATCAAGTTTCAGATCTTTTAGTTTCTTCATAATCATTCCCATACTATCATCGGTATGTTTTACCATAGCAGCATACTTGGCACTTTTATGAATCTTTCCTTTTGGTTTCTCTTCAAAGTAATCAATCATTTCCTGACGAGCTTCCCATTTTGTATGAACAGTATGATGGGATAAGAATAAGAAAAATGGATTCTTCTTATTTTCTTCCATAAAATCACAGGCCTCCTCAGTCAATTTAAAGATATCTTTAGGATCATTTGTTTGTTTAAATTTTATTTCCCCGGCATCAGTCTCATGATCAACATCAAAACCTTGTAATGCTGGGGTACCTGCAATATGCCATTTCCCAAAAAGACCTGTTTCGTAACCTCCATCTCTTAATGCCTCTGCTAAGGTGTAGTTATCTAAAGGTAGACCTTTATCGGGTACCGGCTCTAAACGCATTTGCTCTTCAATACCTCGCTTAGAGTTCCAAACTGCAATTTTCCCATGCCTTGGTGTGTATTGTCCAGACATTAAACATGCCCTAGATGGAGCACAGTTAGGTCCTGCAGAATATGCATTATAGAATGTCATTCCTTCTTTGGCTAATGCATCTATATTTGGTGTTTCATGATAATCTGAGCCCATAATGGCAAGATCTTTCCAACCCATATCGTCTACAAAAAATACGATAATATTTGGTTTTTGCGGGTCTTGTTTCGCTATTCCATTTACACTCGAAAGTATAAATGGAATAACAAGTAATAAATATTTCATTGTCCGTTATTAGGTTTATTAAATCCCTTTGAGTTTTTCACCTTGAAAAGGAAATACTGCAGAAGAAGTACGAGCAGTAGCAAATATTTCTTTTGCTTTTTGTACAATCTCTGGTTTTTGATCCGCTAGATTATTCGATTCTTTAGGATCCTCTTTTAAGTTATAAACCTCAATTTTAGATTTGTTTGGCTTATTTAAACGGTATTGTACTGCTTTCCAATCACCAATTCTAACGGCTCTTCTGCCACCTGCTTCATGAAATTCCCAATACAAGTAGTCATGTTTCTTCTGTTTTTTACTTTGTCCTTCTAAAGTAGGTAAGAATGATATTCCATCAATTTCTACAGATTTAGGTACTTCAATGTCTAGAATATCTGCTACAGTAGGTAATAAATCCCAGAATGCTGAAGGATGAGACGAAGTAGAATTAGGTTTAATTTTACCAGGCCATGAAACAATGTAAGGTACTCTGATGCCACCTTCATATAAGTCTCTTTTTACTCCTTTAAAAGGTCCAAAAGAATTAAAGTAGTAAGGGTCTGCCCCCCCTTCTTTATGAGGGCCATTATCCGAGCTAAAAATAACAATGGTATTTTCATCAATCCCCAATTCCTTAAGTTTGCTCATAACATCTCCTACAGAATTATCTAAGTGATGCATCATTGTAGCAAATGCTGCTCTAGGATACGCTTGATCAGCATAAACACCTCCATAAAACCTATCTTCATGTGACAAACTTGGATCGTGATTCTTCTTATGAACGAAAGGCTTTCCTTGTGGATAAATCTCTTTGTATTTTTGGAAAATTGAATCCTCTTCCACAGTCATCTCAGCATGTGGAATAGTATAAGGTAAATATAAGAAGAATGGATTATCTTTATTATCCTCGATGAAAGCCATTGCTTCTTGATGAATTAAATGATGTGTATAAGTATTTTGACCTTTTTCATTTTCAGGTAACGGAACTTTTACCCCATTATGTCTTAAGTATAAAGGATAATAAGTATGTGCTAACCTTTGGCAATTGTAACCATAGAACTCATCGAAACCTTGAACATTAGGTGCTCCCTCAGATTCTGGATAACCTAATCCCCATTTTCCAAACATACCGGTAGTATATCCTTCTTGTTTTAACATCTTAGGTAAAGAGTATACATCTGCTGGAATTGGAATTTGTCCTTCGGGCATTACTTCTTTGTTTCCTCTTATAGGTGTATGACCTGTATGTTGTCCAGTTAGTAATGCAGACCTTGAAGGAGCACACACACTGCTACCTGCATAATGATCTGTAAATTTAATTCCAGAACTTGCTAAAGCATCAATGTTAGGAGTAGTAAATTTTTCTTGACCATAGCAGCTAAAATCACCCCATCCTGCATCATCGGCAAGGATAAAGATAATGTTAGGCTTTTTCAACGTCCCTTCTTTTACTACGGCCTTTTTTGTTTTAGGGGCACAAGAAAAAAGAAAGAAGCCTACTATAATTGATAGGACTAACTTTTTCATATATAAAAAAATATTCGAGTTTATGAATAAATTAACTTTTGCTTATCTAAAGATAGATAAATGTTTAAAGTTGTATAGGTTACACTTTAACTAGATTGAGGGGGTTAATTAATCAATAAACTATAAACATCTAATTATCAATATTATACCATTATCAAAAATAGTGATTTTTCAAGTTTCAATAACAAAAAATGATCAACTTTATGATGAAATATCATAAGTAATCAATAGTAAATTTCCCTTTATTCTAAATTGAAGGCCCCAAATTTAAATAACTATTTTCCATTCAAACTCACTAATAACAATTTAAAAACAATGCAGTGATTGACGATAAACTATAACACCTTGACGATTTTCTCTAAATGTTTGGTGGGCAAATGAAGGACCTTTGTAAGGTAATCAATCGGTAATTGATTCCTTTTAAATCACTTAAACAAATAGAACAATGAGTATTATTAAAAACGAACAAGTATTCCCTAATCAAGAAATGACACAATATTTTCCTAATAATACGGGTGAATATTGCAAGCCTACACATATCATCGTAGAAGGTTCTTGGAAAGATATGGGTTACGATTTAGCGAAAATAGGTAAAGAACAATTTGGTGTAACACTAAAAAAATACTTTGACCCTATGTATGGTGAAGCTCGACGAAGTTACATGCAAAAACATTACCCCGAAATGTTTGAGATGCAAAAAGGTGTTTTTAAAGCATTCGGTCTACCTGAAGATAATAACGATTATGATGGAACAAGTTTAGCTTTCGATTGGTATGATGAAAACTATGATGGTTTTGACATGGGATCATTAAAAACTTGTTCAAATGCTGTATTGCCAAAAGAAAAAACAGATAATGGTGCCACTTATGTTTCTAGAAACTATGATATGAGTGCTCTTGTATTATGGAGTCCTTTATTTGGAAAACCAGCTCCAGAAGGTGCTTGGGGGCATGCAGAACGTTGGGTTGTTGTTGAATTCAGACCTGAAAATGGTACTAAAACTATTATGAGTGGAACCAATGAATTACTCACTCCATATGTGGATACCATCAATGAACATGGTTTGTTTGTTACCATGTTAAGAGATCCAGAGACAATAGGTTTAGAAGCTTCCCCGTCAAGTGGAGGAAATATTGCAGGAATTACAAATACTCAAGTTTTACATCAATTAGTCAGTACTTGTAAGACTGTTGATGAGGCTAAAAAGGTACTTCTTGAAAGTAGGGTCACACAAACCTTCTTAAACTTCCATATTCCAATTGTTGATAGAGACGGTAATGCCACTGTATTTGAAATCGACAAACATTCTGGAGCCTATATTTTTACAGATAGAAAAAAAGGTGAACCTTTCTTTGTTACCAATCATGCAGTACACCTACACCCA comes from the Flammeovirga agarivorans genome and includes:
- a CDS encoding glycoside hydrolase family 2 TIM barrel-domain containing protein; the protein is MNKQLLLVLYLATLSSLFAQDPMWENPTIYQLNKLPGRATSITYNSIEEAKAAQEVSNEITLNGQWNFKYEGDYSKVPATIKTEDARKWKKIKVPANWEMEGYGRPIYTNTKYPWGEVNPPYIPHSEQEVGMYFKEFSLPKTWNGDEIILYFGAVTSAFEVYVNEQFVGYSQDDRLPSEFNITSFLKKGKNNISMKVYRYSDGAYLEDQDHWRLSGIHREVKLIQEAKYRINDFFIRGDLTNNYQDGHLKVHFEVSNKFDKENWKNYKVVASLFDGENEIFKGDIKVSETLKKGPQRDQLPFAQIEGKLENIKKWSAETPYLYKVVLGLYNAKGELVEARSANIGFRSVEKNDKGQILVSGQPILIYGVNRHDHHHLNGKVVSREDMEHEVKLLKQFNFNAVRTSHYPNDPVFYDLCDEYGIYVMDEANLETHGITGAISNTPYWSGAYLDRVVRMVERDKNHPSIIFWSLGNESGRGANHAAMASWIKDYDNSRLIHYEGGQGNQHHPEYLSVLSKEWKEKLDANRLSPNGTDPYYLDMLGRFYPNLEHLENLAHEDPSGRPIILTEYAHAMGNSVGNFHEYWDLMRNVDRLVGGYIWDWRDQGLVKKDSKGVEYFAYGGDFGEKIHTKNFCINGVITSDGQPKAPMFEIKHAFQPISISVNNLKKMKVKVENRHFFIDTKDYAFTYKVKENGVVILEEPLQVKNIAAGASAIVTIPTQNISFEPSKEYFVQVEVKLTKDTKYAPKGHLVAVDQFVLPNGNLFLVDHQNTSNTIGPWKTLDKKEFTYGDFKIALSNGELSKVIFKGKEVITGGIHPNFWRPATDNDIRTTKTSKKLGYWKRATSDSEVKNTQISELADRVVIKVEYQLPENKASWTTAYTLLKNGFIEVDCHFLPSVELPNMPKIGLQLQVAKNLDNITWYGKGPEENYSDRNVGAMVGLYQLPLASFEQSYVFPQAYANRTEVRYVSLEDKKSNGLKFSSNTPFEFSVYPYSDEIIDQARHTNELIESETLTLNIDYKQMGVGGNDSWSTIGMPLTKYMIPAKEYRFSFQIQPESTKPYPGDIISKKLNK
- a CDS encoding sulfatase, with amino-acid sequence MKYLLLVIPFILSSVNGIAKQDPQKPNIIVFFVDDMGWKDLAIMGSDYHETPNIDALAKEGMTFYNAYSAGPNCAPSRACLMSGQYTPRHGKIAVWNSKRGIEEQMRLEPVPDKGLPLDNYTLAEALRDGGYETGLFGKWHIAGTPALQGFDVDHETDAGEIKFKQTNDPKDIFKLTEEACDFMEENKKNPFFLFLSHHTVHTKWEARQEMIDYFEEKPKGKIHKSAKYAAMVKHTDDSMGMIMKKLKDLKLDKNTIVIFTSDNGAIGKVKQTPLRGSKGMLYEGGIKVPFIVWNPTNIKAGSKSYERTINVDLYPTFLDYANITPKEDKILDGASLKGLTFGKTKELPSRSLFYHYPNYLNGSKARGARDEYFRNRPVTVVIKDNWKLLFFHEEYVLDGGIAKIDKNNMVELYNLKDDPSESKDVALDNKEIRDALVNELQEWMKATDAKLAMKPTPENYRPVYKRNKSH
- a CDS encoding arylsulfatase; amino-acid sequence: MKKLVLSIIVGFFLFSCAPKTKKAVVKEGTLKKPNIIFILADDAGWGDFSCYGQEKFTTPNIDALASSGIKFTDHYAGSSVCAPSRSALLTGQHTGHTPIRGNKEVMPEGQIPIPADVYSLPKMLKQEGYTTGMFGKWGLGYPESEGAPNVQGFDEFYGYNCQRLAHTYYPLYLRHNGVKVPLPENEKGQNTYTHHLIHQEAMAFIEDNKDNPFFLYLPYTIPHAEMTVEEDSIFQKYKEIYPQGKPFVHKKNHDPSLSHEDRFYGGVYADQAYPRAAFATMMHHLDNSVGDVMSKLKELGIDENTIVIFSSDNGPHKEGGADPYYFNSFGPFKGVKRDLYEGGIRVPYIVSWPGKIKPNSTSSHPSAFWDLLPTVADILDIEVPKSVEIDGISFLPTLEGQSKKQKKHDYLYWEFHEAGGRRAVRIGDWKAVQYRLNKPNKSKIEVYNLKEDPKESNNLADQKPEIVQKAKEIFATARTSSAVFPFQGEKLKGI
- a CDS encoding C45 family autoproteolytic acyltransferase/hydolase, whose product is MSIIKNEQVFPNQEMTQYFPNNTGEYCKPTHIIVEGSWKDMGYDLAKIGKEQFGVTLKKYFDPMYGEARRSYMQKHYPEMFEMQKGVFKAFGLPEDNNDYDGTSLAFDWYDENYDGFDMGSLKTCSNAVLPKEKTDNGATYVSRNYDMSALVLWSPLFGKPAPEGAWGHAERWVVVEFRPENGTKTIMSGTNELLTPYVDTINEHGLFVTMLRDPETIGLEASPSSGGNIAGITNTQVLHQLVSTCKTVDEAKKVLLESRVTQTFLNFHIPIVDRDGNATVFEIDKHSGAYIFTDRKKGEPFFVTNHAVHLHPTPDTYPETPDSAAHNTYTRQRILRETYKNLDLPLTREDATKLMDAVHCAFVDEELAEAGPSERSLQEINADLSKAEMRIRWYLGDKGPIEGTENDLEDIRSEWVTFGF